The Bifidobacterium eulemuris genome includes a window with the following:
- a CDS encoding capsular polysaccharide synthesis protein codes for MTKNHNRVSRLAHRLCEELYATQEVATETSWYEALETLRAKMDIQIMAHNGVVETSSKRKRLIRKHEIMLDYLEKKYGVFYRNYDYDASLSLRNPNLEGRVWSCWWQGIENAPDIVKCCVESIQRNAGKHKVTVITEKNLSQYVQFPNWVNEKKRKGIMSLTHYSDLLRMSLLAQYGGLWLDATFLCTEKIEDALFSMPLFTIKRPDYLHCSVAQGYYANYSLGCNIDNRWIFRTLRDFYLHYWSQNDYLVDYLLTDYLIALMQKHNKRIADAFAEVEPNNPRCDDLCKLLGEPYEGKKWTELSENTGLFKLTWKQSFPIEKKGKQTYYGKILQEYYP; via the coding sequence ATGACGAAGAATCACAATAGGGTTAGTCGTCTAGCCCATCGGTTATGCGAAGAACTTTATGCAACACAAGAAGTTGCCACAGAAACCTCTTGGTATGAAGCACTAGAAACCCTCCGTGCCAAGATGGATATTCAAATTATGGCGCACAATGGTGTGGTAGAGACCTCTTCCAAGCGCAAGCGCTTGATTCGCAAACATGAGATAATGCTTGATTATCTCGAAAAGAAATATGGGGTTTTTTATCGTAATTATGACTATGATGCTTCGTTATCATTACGTAATCCAAATTTGGAGGGAAGAGTCTGGTCGTGCTGGTGGCAAGGCATTGAGAACGCTCCTGACATTGTGAAATGTTGTGTGGAATCAATTCAGCGCAATGCTGGCAAGCATAAAGTAACAGTTATAACTGAAAAAAATCTGAGCCAGTATGTGCAGTTCCCAAACTGGGTAAATGAAAAAAAACGCAAGGGGATTATGTCTCTGACGCACTATTCTGATTTATTACGAATGAGTCTGCTTGCACAGTATGGAGGACTTTGGTTAGACGCAACATTTCTATGCACAGAAAAAATTGAAGATGCATTGTTCTCGATGCCGCTTTTTACAATCAAACGCCCGGACTATTTGCATTGCTCTGTAGCGCAAGGGTATTATGCCAACTACTCACTGGGTTGCAATATAGATAATCGATGGATTTTTCGCACACTTCGAGATTTTTATTTACATTACTGGTCTCAAAATGATTACTTGGTTGACTATTTGCTAACGGATTATCTCATTGCGCTCATGCAAAAACATAATAAGCGTATTGCTGATGCTTTTGCTGAGGTAGAACCAAATAACCCTCGATGCGATGATTTATGCAAATTGCTCGGAGAGCCATACGAAGGAAAGAAATGGACTGAACTTTCCGAAAATACAGGATTGTTCAAGTTGACATGGAAGCAATCATTTCCTATAGAAAAAAAGGGAAAGCAAACATATTATGGAAAGATTCTACAAGAATACTATCCGTAA
- a CDS encoding glycosyltransferase family 32 protein, with amino-acid sequence MDCLSIEESRLKLENKTIHYCWFGGKELSKTALKSIASWEKYAPEYKIQRWDESNFNYEDCVFSKKAYQSQKWAFVSDYARFAILHQYGGIYLDVGSELIQPLAAVENDVPFSSFEFFSNTVNSGLVLAANPYDALIKETMDVYQKLDFVDSSNFLAVHTVNTIFTFVLSKHGLVPKNKKQKIGDWIIFDSQVFNPFFGFFGYHLKKDTIAIHHYSSSWCTAVEKKKSNIFKKITPFLGWKIANIVSSMIAELQVNGMTKGFQHIKEKVKGILRRERGNASENFWI; translated from the coding sequence ATCGACTGTCTATCGATAGAGGAGTCAAGATTGAAACTTGAGAACAAGACTATACATTACTGCTGGTTCGGAGGTAAAGAACTCAGCAAAACAGCCCTTAAGAGTATTGCTAGCTGGGAAAAATATGCACCTGAATATAAAATTCAGCGATGGGACGAAAGTAATTTCAATTACGAAGATTGTGTATTTTCAAAGAAAGCATATCAGTCGCAAAAATGGGCGTTTGTATCTGATTATGCACGTTTTGCCATACTGCATCAGTACGGAGGAATATATCTAGATGTGGGATCAGAGTTGATACAGCCTTTGGCTGCTGTGGAGAATGATGTGCCATTCAGCTCTTTTGAATTTTTCTCAAATACAGTGAATTCTGGATTGGTACTCGCGGCTAACCCATATGACGCATTGATAAAAGAAACAATGGATGTGTATCAAAAACTGGATTTTGTAGACAGCTCTAATTTTCTTGCAGTGCATACTGTAAACACGATTTTTACTTTTGTGTTGTCAAAGCATGGACTTGTCCCTAAAAACAAAAAACAGAAAATTGGAGATTGGATTATCTTTGACTCACAAGTTTTTAATCCTTTCTTTGGTTTTTTCGGATATCATCTTAAAAAAGATACAATTGCTATTCACCATTACTCATCTTCATGGTGTACTGCTGTGGAAAAAAAGAAATCAAATATTTTTAAAAAAATAACTCCTTTTTTGGGATGGAAAATTGCAAATATTGTTTCGTCAATGATTGCTGAATTACAAGTCAATGGCATGACAAAAGGTTTTCAGCATATTAAAGAAAAAGTAAAAGGAATTTTAAGAAGGGAACGGGGAAATGCCTCAGAAAACTTCTGGATATGA
- a CDS encoding glycosyltransferase, whose product MKILLVNKYFYRKGGAETYFFDLAEGLRALGHEVAFFSMQHPNNEDSYWSKYFVSEKDYVGKISAFRQAKEAATLIYSFEAKRKFEALLEEFKPDVIHLNNVHRQLTLSILDAPYLKRHHVPVVYTAHDYILLCPAYTMVNGHGKVCDLCLNRRFKHALDNTCVKGSKAKSALAMMEAEFLKWHKSYDKIDLIIAPSEFMKRKLEEGGYAGRVVAMQNFLTTSQMEMAQKVVNTHKFEDEAAGQHPYFLFFGRLSKEKGILTLVQAFLKAAGLRSASSSPRAEQSEVEGSHPVLPSNWNLHIVGDGPERQAVERMINSAGAEAQSRIKLLGYKTGKDLQREVGNARFSVLCSEWRENMPYSGLESLAAQTPVIGANIGGLTELIKEGENGLGFLPQNIVSLANALLSAVNIKKDNYAQMQQRSAAYINRRCKQDGYVSSLEKRYQSVLVRESE is encoded by the coding sequence ATGAAAATCCTGTTGGTCAACAAATACTTTTACCGTAAAGGTGGAGCCGAGACCTATTTCTTCGATTTGGCCGAAGGATTGCGGGCGCTTGGTCATGAAGTCGCGTTCTTCTCCATGCAGCATCCGAACAATGAGGATAGCTATTGGAGCAAGTACTTTGTTTCTGAAAAAGATTACGTGGGCAAGATTTCTGCGTTCCGACAGGCTAAGGAAGCCGCGACACTTATTTATTCCTTTGAGGCCAAACGGAAGTTTGAAGCACTGTTGGAAGAATTCAAACCGGACGTGATTCATCTGAACAACGTACACCGTCAGCTGACTTTGTCGATTCTGGATGCCCCATATCTGAAACGACACCACGTGCCTGTGGTCTACACCGCGCACGATTACATCCTGCTCTGCCCCGCCTACACGATGGTGAACGGGCATGGCAAAGTGTGCGACCTGTGCCTGAATCGTCGGTTCAAGCACGCATTGGATAATACCTGCGTCAAAGGCTCCAAGGCGAAAAGCGCTCTGGCCATGATGGAGGCCGAATTCCTTAAATGGCATAAGAGTTACGACAAGATCGATTTGATCATCGCTCCCTCCGAGTTCATGAAACGCAAACTCGAGGAAGGCGGGTATGCCGGTCGCGTTGTTGCCATGCAGAACTTCCTGACCACCAGTCAGATGGAAATGGCTCAGAAGGTGGTCAATACTCACAAATTTGAGGACGAGGCTGCCGGACAACACCCCTACTTCCTGTTCTTCGGTCGTTTAAGCAAGGAAAAAGGCATCCTTACGCTCGTGCAGGCCTTCCTCAAAGCCGCAGGATTGCGCTCCGCGTCTTCGTCACCCCGAGCGGAGCAAAGCGAAGTCGAAGGATCTCATCCCGTGCTCCCTTCCAACTGGAATCTGCACATCGTCGGCGACGGCCCTGAACGCCAAGCCGTCGAACGGATGATCAACTCCGCTGGAGCCGAAGCCCAATCTCGTATCAAACTCCTGGGTTACAAAACCGGCAAGGACCTCCAACGAGAGGTCGGCAACGCCCGATTCTCCGTACTTTGTTCCGAATGGCGCGAGAATATGCCTTATTCCGGCCTTGAATCGTTGGCAGCTCAAACACCAGTAATCGGCGCAAACATCGGGGGCCTCACCGAACTCATTAAAGAAGGAGAAAACGGTTTGGGTTTCCTGCCTCAAAATATAGTAAGCCTTGCAAATGCTCTTCTCTCGGCTGTGAATATCAAGAAAGACAATTATGCCCAGATGCAACAACGAAGTGCAGCGTATATAAATCGGCGGTGCAAGCAAGACGGGTACGTCAGTTCGTTAGAAAAAAGGTACCAAAGCGTTTTAGTGAGAGAAAGCGAATGA
- a CDS encoding glycosyltransferase, translated as MPQKTSGYDSLAFVILNYCSEKDTKKCVSQLLSFGKDYHIIVVDNMSPDDSYINLLNHFSESEQVDVIQSSSNDGYATGNNFGIHFAKGKYGIRTIGIMNPDVFIPNVGVIDDLVALLWSDEECIYVGGRPINSADPKTSMPAFWNIPDSIGVVRNTSLLTKWTDAQHQSHCLRISDDVYKVECVTGCFFLAKYKLLSEINFFDEGTFLYNEENILALRAQKAGYYGLVNNEVSYYHNHSSVEEKQSLSSKLNATKPFFLSRKYLINTYYSKLLLPFLYISEGINKAVLFFSFLKNR; from the coding sequence ATGCCTCAGAAAACTTCTGGATATGATTCTCTCGCTTTTGTCATCCTAAACTACTGCTCCGAGAAAGATACGAAAAAATGTGTTTCACAGCTCCTATCTTTTGGCAAAGATTATCATATTATCGTTGTTGACAATATGTCTCCTGACGACTCCTATATCAATTTGTTGAATCATTTTTCAGAAAGTGAACAAGTTGATGTGATTCAGTCAAGTTCGAATGACGGTTATGCAACTGGAAACAATTTTGGGATTCATTTTGCGAAAGGAAAATATGGAATAAGAACTATAGGAATCATGAATCCAGACGTATTCATTCCAAATGTCGGAGTGATTGATGACTTGGTTGCATTGCTTTGGTCTGACGAGGAATGTATCTACGTTGGGGGACGACCCATTAATTCTGCCGACCCCAAAACTTCTATGCCAGCTTTTTGGAACATACCAGATTCAATCGGAGTGGTAAGAAATACAAGTTTATTAACAAAATGGACTGATGCGCAGCACCAGTCTCATTGTTTACGTATTTCTGATGATGTCTATAAGGTCGAATGTGTGACTGGATGTTTTTTTCTGGCAAAATATAAGCTTCTGAGTGAAATCAACTTTTTTGATGAAGGCACCTTTCTTTACAACGAAGAAAATATTCTTGCTCTGCGTGCGCAAAAAGCGGGTTATTATGGGCTGGTTAACAATGAGGTGAGTTACTATCATAATCATTCCAGCGTGGAAGAGAAGCAATCATTAAGTAGCAAACTAAATGCGACGAAACCTTTTTTTCTCTCTCGGAAATATTTGATTAATACATATTATTCAAAGCTTCTCCTTCCTTTTCTCTATATAAGTGAAGGAATTAATAAGGCTGTTCTTTTTTTCTCTTTTTTAAAAAACCGGTAG
- a CDS encoding serine acetyltransferase yields MNMCELVSADFHRYSTDVSFVAHAKTRYAEQGFRYMELFRKAKASRGVLYYWRRWRLFQFSKKTGIQIGFDATIGAGLYLGHRGVVLVNGKARLGSNVNINPGAVIGQENRGKRVGAPQIGNRVWIGSNAVIVGNVRVGNDVLISPNAYVNFDVPDHSVVIGNPARIIHRDNATDMYCHNLVPNLEPDEDFSVTVDFLSNGMSV; encoded by the coding sequence ATGAATATGTGTGAGCTGGTTTCTGCTGATTTTCACCGTTATTCAACAGATGTTTCTTTTGTGGCTCATGCAAAGACACGTTATGCCGAGCAAGGTTTTCGTTATATGGAGTTATTCAGGAAGGCGAAAGCATCTCGAGGAGTGTTGTATTACTGGCGTCGTTGGCGTCTATTCCAGTTTTCAAAGAAAACAGGAATACAGATAGGATTTGATGCCACTATTGGCGCTGGTTTATATCTTGGACATCGTGGCGTTGTGCTCGTCAATGGCAAGGCTAGGCTCGGCAGCAATGTCAACATTAACCCGGGTGCTGTCATAGGTCAGGAGAATAGAGGGAAACGTGTTGGAGCCCCTCAGATAGGTAATCGCGTATGGATTGGTTCCAACGCGGTGATTGTCGGTAACGTGCGCGTCGGCAACGACGTTCTTATATCGCCTAACGCCTATGTCAATTTTGATGTCCCAGACCATAGTGTGGTTATTGGCAATCCAGCGCGAATCATCCACCGGGACAACGCAACCGATATGTATTGCCACAATCTCGTTCCTAATCTGGAACCAGATGAGGATTTTTCGGTAACGGTAGATTTTCTCTCTAACGGGATGAGTGTCTGA